The region CAACAACACCTTGGattaataagaaaaatatatttaattgtatttttttccaaTGCAAATTTCTTTTGAAGctgaataaaaccaaaaaaccggTTATATATGTGATTAACCATTTAATGACATGGACACCAGTGATGGACTAATACAAAAACAACGTATATAAGCCAGTATAATTAGGTTTTTCTAAATTTCAACGCGCGAAAACTTGTTTAGTAATAAAGGAAAGCATTACAAGTTTGAAGGCACAAAAGAAAAAGTCTCTGAACAAGTAATGACCTCGCCTCTTGGTCATGGgggaataaataaaagcaaagtgGACTGTCTCTTTAAGAGTGGCGGCAGTAATTGCCAGGATCCTAAACTCAGTCACTCAGATACACAGCGAGTCAGTCTGGCGCCAGTTGTATGCAAACTGTATATTACCACCACTCCTTCACCTAAATAGCATGAGGGGTTCTccttgggggaaaaaaagtgaCTTTTAAAACACAACTTGAAACTGATATCATTTCAAACCGATAAGTCATtgcaaaaaaatcttaatctATAGCtacaaaaaagctaaataaaagtatttatcgctaaacattcataaacaaaccaattagtaaaaaaaataaaaataaaaaaataagtttcatTGTAAGCCCTTGCTAAATACACTGAAATGTTTGGTCAAACACTGTTTTACGTGATTAAAAAGCGCTCACAGACATGGGGCAATGTCTGAACAATAGGATTTCTCTCTTTAACGTCGTCTGTGAAAATTAACCTTGAAAAACCCCGTCAAAACCATTGATGGAGTTTGGAGATTGAGAGGGCTCTGTTGTTCAATCGCATGAAAGAAATACCATCTTCATGGGGACACGCATGAGCGCCTGTGAGCTATGTGTGTCTCTACAGAGAacagaggggagagagagggGCTGCTGTCTCCCTCAAGCGTCTCTGCTCTGAGAAACTCCAATAAAACGCCGGGCAAAGAGTGTAATTGTCAGTTTGAAGCCTTTGATTAAAATTATCTCTTAATATGAAAGGATTTATTATGGAAAAACTGACTTATAGCTTGCCAAGTGCCTCAGGTTGCCAATGTCCTCCACAAATGATTGTCAATCTATTATATGAATGCTAGGAATTCTAATCGTTATGTTAGTCCATCAATCTGTGGGATTTTTAAGCATGTGAAGAGCGGTTTAACTAGTTAATCTGCTCATTTGCCTTGTTTGAGACTAAACATATAACAATAAAATCTGAAATTTAGAAACTAACAGGTATTGGTCATTGTGAGCCTTGTGAGAGGAAAGTAGTCAGCGGATGGCTATATTATAGCCTATTGCTAAGGACTTGACTAAGGAAAATATCGGAATGAAAATGTACTTGCGTTCCTTAAATTGGTTGGACTTGGATTTTAGATCTTTAAGACCACACAGCCAGTGTTTACATGAGATCAGACTTTAATGAAATtttctaaatcaaataaaaatgactgtCTCAACCGTACTACTGGCCTATTTGAGAAACAGTCATTTGGAGAATACATAACCCATGCAGGCTACCAGCAGATAATTAATAAACTAAGCAGTAGCCTAATTTAATCAATGTCACACGTATAGCCTACTGTCTTTCAATTCAGAAACCtgcatgaaatacatttttaaaacgtCATgcattttacatgcaattattatGCTTGTATTTTACTACAAGTTTCCTGGATACAATGCAACTTTTATGGAAAATGATGAAGCAGAAAATAAAACCAGGACAGTACAGGGCTGCTACATTGTGGACAATGTGCAAACTTCTACTTTTGAAGTCACTGTTGTCATTACTTAATAAGATATTTAAAGCACTGAAACGTAATTGCTTACATTTTACTATCACCATTTCTTTTCACACTGAATAGCAAGGCGAAATTCTTCTTTGCTGTTGCACTCATTTGATCAATGGCATTCAGTGGTATATGAATCACTTTAACAACAAAGCTTCAAAGCATCTGTTAGGGGAACCCTGAGGAAAGCCCTTTGGCATAACAGCAGGTTGAAAGCGAAGGCTAATAATGAGAAAATCTAGTCAGTTCAGGTTTTAGACATAGGCTATAGGCTACCCGTCAATGGGATTTTCGCTTACCTGGCCCACAGAGTCGACTATAATGATATGGATTGCAGCACACTACCGGACCGTCCTGAGCTCCGAAACTCTTGCACTCACAGAGCGCTTTAAGCTGGGCCGTGTGCTGCAGGTCTGGCCACCGGTAAAGCTTACAGATGAGCAGCTGTGGAGGAGCCATGTGGCCGCCTAACCGCAGCTCAGTCCGCGATACCATCACACAGTCGCTCGGCATCCCTCCTTTGGACTCCACGGCTTCCAACAAAGTATCCAAGGTTTTCTCCTTTAGCCTTTTTAATAGCGAATAGGTGGCGGTCTTGAGCTCCTGCTCCATGACGGAGCGAGGTTTCGTCTCCTGGCTCTCAAGAGGACAGGGGTCCCGAGAAGAGCCAATGTTCCTCAGCACGAACTGGCACGAGCCTTGCTCCGGGCTTCTAGACCCAGAATGATGGTCCCGATCTTTAAATAAACAGCAAGTGACTGTTCTACCATCTCTGTCCTGCACAGACCGAGGGCTTCCCACCGTACCCCTATCTTGGTCCATGACGCCCCCTGAGGTGCCACCACCGCTGCTCGCAGTGGGATTCCTCGTACACACTTCCCCATAGTCCACGCCAGGCGACCCGCTCGGGGTCATCGGTCTGAACTCCGTCTTGGGAATTTTCTCTGGGTTGGAGCCAAGCAGATCGTCTCGAGACCCCTCGCCGCTTTTGCCATATCCATCGCCCCCCTCTTTATCTGGAATCAAACGGCTTCTCCAGAGTCGCCGCACAAGACCTGAGCGTTTCGTCCTGAACATACGACAACTTGAAACTCTAGATGAGTTATTTACGTCCAGATCTTAGTGATTTGAAACTATTTCTGAGCTCGTGCAACATTAATGTTGGCCGAATGCCGTGCAGCGCGTGCACAGCCGAGCACCGTATATTGGTGGCAAAACCACAACATTAGTTTTGAAGGCACAATGttatattgcattaaaaacaGAGAACATCAAACACCGCAAGGCTACACAGGAACGCATTCATTTTAGAAGAATGCTGTCAAGTAGCCTACATGTGAAAATGTTTGGAAAGTGGCGCTACAGTGCGAtgctttttagattttaaatgcaCTATGGGTTTAAACTACACCAAAGACATCTGTTGTCAAAATCCCACGCGAAAAACTACACTAGTCGCACGCTCTCAAATGTTTTCGGACTTTGAAACACGTTCAAATCCACTCTTCAACAGCGGGTCTGGTGACATGAATGAAGCTGCTCCTCGGCGAATTAAATCCACGGACAATTCCTCACAGAATTCACCATTTCGATTGTTTTCCACTATTCCAGCGCACTCTTTTTTGTGATCCAAAAATATCCTTGTGCGTGCGCCGGGGCCAGAAAATGAACAATCCGCGGACTTATAGTGTGCTCTTGGTTCCGTGTTCAGACCTGGTCAAACTGCAACccagatctctctctctttctccgttTCTCtgcctttttccttttttttcctcccccgtcacacacacatacgcgcgcacacacacagggcCCCCGAGGAGAGCGATGGAGCCATTGGCTGACTACCATCATGTGCTAGTCTAGACACTTTGGCGGCTCTGAGCTGCACTGATTGTTGCGCAAACAAGGTTTCAAATATCTTAACTCTTAAAGGCGTAACATCCATCTATTTCTTTTCTCATCATATATCCTAACTAAGATAATTGTTTATTCGAAGCAGAGGAAGAACTGCAAGTAAATTAGAACAAATGTAAAAATCCAAGAATTAGCTatttaacaaacatttccaaGATGATGTCAGTGCAACTTTACTCAGGTCATAATTTTATTCCAGAGTTTCAGGGGGTTTGCATGTATCTACAACGGcctaccttttttgttttttaaacaaaagttaatctaattatttatttgcatgaGAACTTTTGTAACAACCCTTAACTGCACTGCATAATATATCAAACCACTGAAAGTCTAAAAAGGTGCACTCAGAaaagcttttatttatatttagtggCCACTTATTTATTCCAAACGTTATGCTGACGCCTATTGCTCTGGATGCATtaggtttgtttatttttatttttgtatattttctcattttacacaaacacacacacacacacacacacacacacacacacacaaacacacacacacacacacacgcacgcacgcacgcacgcacgcacacacacacacacacacacacacacacacaaacacacacatacacacaaaaactaCTGGAAAATAAAACTACCTTTGAAAAGAGAGACTTCGCAAAGTGAAGTATATGGGGTCTCAATGCTATTTCAACACATATTTCTATCGTTATGATTAATAGAAGTAAGTAATTCACTTAGATTAGTTTTATTCTACATGCAGTTTCATTCATATAAAACTGATTTTTATGTCTTAATTTTACATAAGTGATTGTATTTCTCAAAAGTGCTATCCATTTCATTTATctcatttagttatttattgcattttttatatttatatgtagctACTTGAGAACTGCTTTACACAATGTCTGTCTTACACCAGTAAATGCCAAGTTCCTTTTAAATGTACCTCGCAAATACATCCGAATCAAATgctaaaatagtttttgttaatgtGATGCAGCGTGTGCATTACCTGCACATGAGGTATTTTCAGTAGACTGGGAAGCTTGCAAATTCCATAGAATGACCTCATAAGGCTCTCATTTGGGTGTGAATTCCAGCAATAGGTCATGCATAGACTGTGCAGCCCCTTTAAAACCCTCTTCAGTTCACTAATCCTAAGTAGCCTGAGATTTAATGCATTCATGCAAACACAATACACCTTATACTTTGACCTTTTAGTTTGATCT is a window of Carassius carassius chromosome 23, fCarCar2.1, whole genome shotgun sequence DNA encoding:
- the LOC132101514 gene encoding mothers against decapentaplegic homolog 6-like; the encoded protein is MFRTKRSGLVRRLWRSRLIPDKEGGDGYGKSGEGSRDDLLGSNPEKIPKTEFRPMTPSGSPGVDYGEVCTRNPTASSGGGTSGGVMDQDRGTVGSPRSVQDRDGRTVTCCLFKDRDHHSGSRSPEQGSCQFVLRNIGSSRDPCPLESQETKPRSVMEQELKTATYSLLKRLKEKTLDTLLEAVESKGGMPSDCVMVSRTELRLGGHMAPPQLLICKLYRWPDLQHTAQLKALCECKSFGAQDGPVVCCNPYHYSRLCGPESPPPPYSRLSSSEEHKPLDLSDSTLSYTETEAASSPNVTQGEFSDASLSPDAPKQSHWCNVAYWEHRTRVGRLYMVYQPAVSIFYDLPQGTGFCLGQLSLDQRSSTVQRTRSKIGYGLLLSKEPDGVWAYNRSQHPIFVNSPTLDVPGSRSLVVRKVMPGYSIKVFDYERSSMLRQGAESELLDGPYDPNSVRISFAKGWGPCYSRQFITSCPCWLEILLNNHR